One Luteimonas sp. MC1825 DNA segment encodes these proteins:
- a CDS encoding aromatic amino acid lyase: MGSDVIRLDGLSLTRAQLVAVARGASVALDESALTAVARAADFLAEQVRREEPIYGVSTGFGSNADKLLGAHPLRDELPGARPSGRSLHEELQHNLIITHAVNVGEPLAADVVRAMLCIRINTLLRGHSGIRVGTLQAMAAMLNAGIVPVVPALGSVGASGDLSPLSHLAIVLLGGGEAFVEGERMAGAEALRRAGLAPLQLSYKEGLALNNGTAQMLATGVLAVAQLEDLLDTADLAAAMTIDAFAGRLGAFAEDVHALRPHPGQVAAAAQLRALLEGSTLADIPYHLVPRFRQWLPSSWDDAEAQALNFDIGWDWVPLGQRHGREKFYDRFRPFRGGKKHQPQDSYSLRCVPQVHGAVRDAVAQAARVLEVELNSVTDNPLVFPDKVAEHVEEQVISAGHFHGMPLALAMSYVKAAIPVLASISERRLNKLVDPATNDGLPAFLIGNEDGTESGFMIVQYTAAAIVNDLASRAMPTSVYSIPTSANAEDHVSMGANEARHVLAMGADLGKVLALELYTAAQALDLRRGMINAARDLARRVDASAFAAKVQAGALPDAAAQAKFIAEVDGLRGELAAAEAFHPGKSVAAAHAVIRARIPFLHRDRALDGEVAAAVKLVEEGALLGAIPRTGARA, encoded by the coding sequence GTGGGCAGTGACGTGATCCGCCTGGATGGGCTGTCGCTGACGCGCGCGCAGCTGGTGGCGGTGGCGCGTGGCGCCAGCGTCGCGCTGGATGAGTCCGCATTGACCGCCGTCGCCCGTGCCGCCGATTTCCTCGCCGAGCAGGTACGCCGCGAGGAGCCGATCTATGGCGTGTCGACCGGCTTCGGCAGCAACGCCGACAAGCTGCTCGGTGCGCATCCGCTGCGCGACGAGCTGCCGGGCGCCAGGCCATCCGGCCGCTCGCTGCACGAGGAGCTGCAGCACAACCTGATCATCACCCACGCGGTGAACGTCGGTGAGCCGCTGGCCGCCGACGTGGTGCGCGCGATGCTGTGCATCCGCATCAACACCCTGCTGCGCGGGCACTCCGGCATCCGCGTCGGCACGCTGCAGGCCATGGCCGCGATGCTCAACGCCGGCATCGTGCCGGTGGTGCCGGCCCTTGGCTCGGTGGGTGCCTCGGGCGACCTGTCGCCGCTGTCGCACCTGGCGATCGTGCTGCTTGGCGGTGGCGAGGCCTTCGTCGAAGGCGAGCGCATGGCCGGTGCCGAGGCGCTGCGCCGCGCCGGCCTGGCGCCGCTGCAGCTGTCGTACAAGGAAGGCCTGGCGCTCAACAACGGCACCGCGCAGATGCTGGCGACGGGCGTGCTGGCGGTGGCGCAGCTCGAAGACCTGCTCGACACCGCGGACCTCGCCGCAGCGATGACCATCGATGCCTTCGCCGGGCGTCTGGGCGCGTTCGCCGAGGACGTGCATGCGCTGCGCCCGCATCCGGGCCAGGTGGCGGCCGCCGCGCAGCTGCGCGCGCTGCTTGAAGGCTCCACGCTGGCCGACATCCCGTACCACCTCGTGCCGCGTTTCCGGCAGTGGCTGCCGTCGAGTTGGGACGATGCCGAGGCGCAGGCGCTCAATTTCGACATCGGATGGGACTGGGTGCCGCTGGGCCAGCGGCATGGCCGCGAAAAGTTCTACGACCGCTTCCGCCCGTTCCGCGGCGGCAAGAAGCACCAGCCGCAGGACAGCTATTCGCTGCGCTGCGTTCCACAGGTGCACGGCGCGGTGCGCGATGCGGTTGCACAGGCCGCGCGCGTGCTCGAGGTCGAGCTCAATTCGGTCACCGACAACCCGCTGGTGTTCCCGGACAAGGTCGCCGAGCACGTCGAGGAGCAGGTGATCTCCGCCGGGCACTTCCACGGCATGCCGCTCGCGCTGGCGATGAGCTACGTCAAGGCCGCGATCCCGGTGCTGGCCTCGATCTCCGAGCGCCGCCTCAACAAGCTGGTCGACCCGGCCACCAATGACGGCCTGCCGGCGTTCCTGATCGGCAACGAGGACGGCACCGAATCCGGCTTCATGATCGTGCAGTACACCGCCGCCGCGATCGTCAACGACCTCGCCAGCCGCGCCATGCCGACCAGCGTGTATTCCATCCCGACCTCGGCCAACGCCGAGGACCACGTGTCGATGGGCGCCAACGAGGCCCGCCACGTGCTGGCCATGGGCGCCGACCTCGGCAAGGTGCTCGCGCTCGAGCTGTACACCGCAGCGCAGGCGTTGGACCTGCGGCGCGGCATGATCAATGCCGCCCGTGACCTGGCGCGGCGCGTCGACGCATCGGCGTTTGCCGCGAAGGTGCAGGCCGGCGCATTGCCGGATGCCGCGGCGCAGGCGAAGTTCATCGCCGAGGTCGACGGCCTGCGCGGCGAGCTCGCGGCCGCGGAGGCGTTCCACCCCGGCAAGTCCGTGGCGGCGGCGCATGCCGTGATCCGCGCGCGCATCCCGTTCCTCCACCGCGACCGCGCGCTGGATGGCGAAGTCGCCGCCGCAGTGAAACTGGTGGAAGAGGGCGCGCTGTTGGGCGCCATCCCGCGCACCGGCGCCAGGGCTTGA